The following DNA comes from Salvia splendens isolate huo1 chromosome 17, SspV2, whole genome shotgun sequence.
gtaataaaaaaaaatactcttttaaataaattaatgcacaaattccatccatccttaagcttcaaagatcaagaaaaatcaagcaagattttccaaccagaaagccgaagataaagcatgcacccgtcaattacATTGATTCAAAACACCTTTAGCATAAAATACACCCAAAAAAACATGCATCATGCATAAAAATCATTCAAAATTAAACAACCCTccaaacttgaatgcttcattgtcctcaatgcatgcaaagaagaacctaaaaagtaaagggatagaaaactcccccaaacttggcatgatgttcatagtgcattcgggtgggagggtgggtgtaCATTCCTTTGCAGGTGTGCTTCCCTATTAGCTCCAATGTGAGTCATATCTCCATGTTGCTCCTACacgaaaagaaaattaaaacaacataaaaatatatacttaattcattaaaatacatcgaaggaaagaattgagtAAACAAAACCCTctatttattaagagaaaattataaactaaaaactcattgggttgcctcccaactagcgcctttgtttaaagtcgttggctcgacttattcttctagctacaactctgaaacaaaaaataaaatgttagaaaactatacaaaaataaaaataaaaagaatcataaattaaataaccagttgcctccccggcaacggcgccaaaacttgatgtgtatttttcgagcttttatatcaatgaactaataacacACAAGCTTAATAAATTAGTTCTAAAATTACAACATTTCTGTAAGAGTACAGAtgtagttgtagtaaaagagtgtcgaaccacaagGAGGCGTTTGATTATTTAACAAGGTTTGacaagattaaaaaataatttaaaaactaAAGTACGAAAATAGAGAAACTCAAGAGATAAAGAACATTGCTCCTAATAACATTCGGATGAATCACTATTGTATTGATTTTATATTCACATTCATAAGCTATTGAGAACGATGATCAATTTTACACTCTAAAAGTACTTAACATACTTaaagaattatagtactaatgCTAATTAAACACATAGCCCAAAAGTATCTACTCATTAGACTATtattcctgcggaagcgcgggaaaTACTAGATTAACTACTTAAAGCCAACAAAAATTATGGTTAGCTGAACActtgtagcaccccggaaaattttgtctttttattattattattttttgtttatttaagtgggaaattaatcctagaatataaaaagggagaaacccaaaccctagccccattatttcaacgcctttttctctccctcttctcCCTCCCATACGCCTTTTTCCCTCTTCCCCGCCAATCCTTCACAAATTCTTCAATCTTGCTtcgttttggagttggaaactcaataATCGTTGAAGAATCGAGCCATTCGTTGCCtgtaccgattgtttttcaagagaaaggtatactttgattcatctttctccttcttaccattgaatccttgttcttgattccctcatgcatatagtgagtgtagaagaTCTAAGAATTAATCGGGTGGGATTGATGGTTACATGAGAAAATATATGTGTAAGCGTTTATTGATGTGtatgaatgaacttgtggatgatcgtaggtgaatgatatgtgaaaatatgagaacatggttgtgagatctttttgaagcatgattatgtgttggaagcatgaataaatGAGTTTagatgaatgatagataaaccctaattcaaatttgtaaagcatgaaaactgtggtgttcaaatagtagattccgacgtgtgtttgaccgaccaaacaatcttattttggcacgaatttttaactgagtaaaatttgagatgtcttatgtgttgtgtataaattttagcctcttttgacgaaagatgaatttttaatgaactttttaagttaactgcgcagttctgtcagaatttgtattctcgtccagtgagtttcattttttattttaccgacctaaagatgtgattttgataggaaattttaactggatgatctttgatgCGTCTACCGTGttttggtaaaatttcagccccatcggaggtcggatgaatttttaatgatttttacaaaacgactgcgcagttctgccagatttctgtcatattaaaataatacttgtcaagtttgaatgaattacatgatgcatgtgtgattaaggaacgtatcttatggagtggttatgtgttttacgttgaggtatactatggggtgtttccttatgttggtgaacgtttgggatgtgcaatttaagaaaacgatgaaaggaacgataggacatgcatgataaattgtattgatggaaggctgattgtgttgtattatgtggttatgatgttgataagggttgttgtgcgtacgtgggtacgaagagcaaggatttcaataaagttgttaaccgtgtttgtaagcaatcgaggtgggctttctttaactaaactcttttatttttccaaagtatgattgtggagctataagggtggtttaaagtgttatatcatgccgtgattgttttgatgttgagattgttgcctgatgtctagttcgtttgagcttgctccgttagaatatagggctatgttgagattgtgcttgatgcatagtttgtgagttcgctccattaggctatagggctatgataaacgaattcgggtatgagtagggctgcaaaccctatcaggctgtgcaCAGGTGGGATCAGGAGCcatccttgcaagtcggccggtctcgtgggtgaatagtgtggccacactttcgtcgcactatggtaagaggatgtgattgtttgattgattgatgagaaagtggggagattgttttgcctggccaggctatgaaactgtttttgtgatactcgatgatattttcttaactacatgtaaaactcgagttcactggtatggatgacataactgttataaaatgttttcggcatgagcccattgagtacaacaagtactcagccttgcatatgttttccctatgtgcaggttgagcgggatgttgcagcggatgttgagtgagctttaggaattcccggatgcgtcgtgtcttcattcATGGGTGTCATCttatgactctcctttgatacttgtttttccgctgccttgtttcgaaccgttcttgataaagtctttcatttttccccacactacgttatgacattaattaccttgagatattaacccgctgcttaattgtttaatcgattaaaacttttcttttgaagctttgtttaagatgttgtctttccttgctttccccttcttcttccctgCTCCTTAGTCctttccctagtcacgatttcctcgtctttactatccttagtgagggcggtcgtgacaacacttaacacataaacatCTTCTCATCAAACTAAACTCCCACGGATGCGTAGTAAGTAATAATTCAACTCCAAAGACTTTTTTTACATCAATATTCACTTATGCATTTTTCTCTTAACAAGGTAAAATTCATAAGTTCTTCATCTATGTTATCATCCAATTTCCAAGTTGAAGAGACATTAGAAAGAGGCAAATAATATACTACATTAGATGCATCATAACATAgcatatataaaatgcaaacCATAGACGAAAACCAAAGCAAATGATTAAATATAGAATCTCTACAATCAATTCATCCTACTAGTGTTATGAGCAATGAAGAAAAACTAGCCACACatgctaaagaagaaaaaccgtAAGACTAATGGTGTTCTCCGATAACCGGTGGTAGTCCATCTCTgagatgatgaagattggaTGCCAGATCCTCctcccttcttcttcctcttctcccttcttttctctccaatttcgTATCTCTGTTCTCCCCCAAACGTCTCAAAAACGTCTCCCTTTTTCTGTTCCAGTCGTCTCCTTTTGTTCCAAAGCAACCGCCCAAAGACTGACGAAGAAACTGCAATTTTGCAGTTAGACAtgaatcacccggccgggtgttttgTTGGtgtaaaattcacccggccgggtgatttccACTGGAGTCTCCACGCTTTGAAGAAACAAACCGGGCGGGTGTTGGAATGTCTACCCGGGCGGGTAGACAGCTTAGCCGAGTGCAACAGCAAATAGCGCTTCATTTCGGAGCATTGAGCGTCATTTCCGGTGGatttccggcggttttctgtCCTCCACGCTGCTGGACACCAAGTGTTCGATGAAATGTCTCAAAGAGGATTCTGTCCTTGTCTTTTACATAGCACACCAATTGTTTAATGAAATGTCTGAGTGTATCAGCCACTATTACTTGAACTACAATGAAAGCCACAATTTAATGAGTCATAACTTGTATAAAAGTAAGAAGAACGAAGGGGAAAAATATGGAAAAATGTTTCGCATCacttcctttatatagagaggcgtagTGCTCtcatccctagggtaccatcctctctGAAATGTCATTCATGCCCTTCACATTTGGTGGTGGGGTCTTTAGCTCTATCTCCCAATGCGGAACTCCTGTTGGATTCAATTGAttcttgacttgatcaactcaatgcCACAGTTtttttgccttcttttcttAATTCATTCGTCCGGCCAACTGATTTGTTCCTTCTTCTGAATATGACGGTTTTCACACACACTTGGCTCAAAATTGACAGTTAGTTTACAGAATTTGATATAGTTTTACAatagaacacatgcatgaaacgagtctCATCACCCATCAACAACATACACTTTGCACATCTGAGTTCTTACTTCCTTTAAACGAGATATCATTTCCATCACCTCAGCATCACCTTTTATGTCTACTTGCTCTACTGACCATGGCTTCTGAAAGATAAGCCTCTTCCACCTCTGAAACCCTAACTTGTTCAATTCATCCACCAAATCAAAATAACCAAACCTATCAGGATCAAAATCACCACCTACTGCTGCAAGTGATCCACCTTCATATCTCTCAAACTTCCCATCGGGAATAAACTGCCCCCCGTGATGAAAAAAATGCCAAATGGCTTCCTgatagattaaaaaataaatcttaATCAAATTTACCGCAAACGACGATGCAATTGGGGATAAAATATGACTAACTAAAACCAACATAACTATACTACATCGGGACcatttaccatttctccaaaaAGATTAAACAACAACAAATGTGGGGAACATGGGAACGATATAATCAAATTAATCAACAAAGAAGGTTGGTTGTCACACTTACGGGTTCACTGACATCACACAGCTCGTCGCTTCAGGAGAGGAAACCCTAGCAGCTCGTCGCTTCTGGAGAGGAAACCCTAGCAGCTCGTCTTCGTCGTCGTGGTCGCCGTCGCAGCCTTTGTCGCCGTCCTCGTAGTTGAACTGGTGGGCTAGAGTGTCGTGCTGGAGAGTGTTGATGGTGTCGATTTGGGAGGAGTTTTCGAGTGTCGATTTAGGGTTTAATTTGGGAGTGTTGATTTTGGAGTGAAAAACAATTAAGTGTGGAATTTTAATTGCCTCACCAACTCATCGCCCACTAAGCAGCCACATCAGATAAAATATGCCACGTAAGCGACCTAACTGCCGGAGAACCCGATATGGGAAAACGGCAACACGGGATTAAGTTCATGACATTACACGATACTTTCAAAGTTGGTGGGAAAAATTGGAAAATGGTGAAAGTTAATGACTTTTAGAGCAGTTACACCTTAAATCAATATACTGTATAAAGGGTTTAAATGACGAATATTAGAATTGAAGGAAACAAAATGAAGCATTGACAATCCAGAACTAAACAAATATCACTGGATTTGCAATGATACAATTCCTAACAAGTTCAAATTTGCAATGATACAATTCTTGCTCTGACATATACAGTTTTCTCAAATGGGTGCTAAAATCAACACAACATAAACACCAGTTCTGCAAAATATGGATAGAATCTGAGAGTGTCTACAAAAAGCTTCTCAAATTCACATGGACCAAACACAGAGTAGCAGCAACTATTGTGCCAAAATGAAGGATGGCGACTGTCCTTGCGCTCTCCGAGGACGGCCCAACTGGTCCAAGTGCCGGAGGTGGAAACGCCCCACCCGAGGAGTTCGAACTGCAGCCATTTAATACATATCAATAAACTATCATACATAAACCCAGGTTTAATactaacataaaataaaataaaataaaataaaataaaataaaataaaataaaaagcagGCCTAGTAAAGAATAGATCAATCTGAGTCTCACCTTCCTGTAAATCTACAAGATCCATAGCCTGCCACAAAAAAACATACACACCAGGGTAGTTAGAATTTCCAATACGAACATAGAAATGCAAACAACAATATACACATCTTTTGGTCATGATCGAACCTAGTTTGAGTTAGTTTCAGAACTAACAACTAGAAGACCGCGTATCTTCCCTTTAAAAGGCCTTTTTGGATGAGAGGACATAATCATTTATGAAGTCAACGTGAGACACGACACACATGTACAAGAACAAGTTTCGTGTCCTCATAGATGAAGTAATCTGGCTTAACAGATTAAGTGAAAGATAGCAATAGGCTTCTAATTATATTTAAGCTGATGAGGAAAAACGTACTAGGATCAACAGTAGTTATTGTGGCCGTGCCACCAAAATCACAAGTCCCGCCAGAGCCACGCATCTTCTGATAGTAGTCATTATACGCATAGGAAGCATGATTCTGTAACGTATCGGGGTTAAAGCAAGGCTGCCCTCTCTGAATCGCTGCACAGTTAGCCTGGCCATTCCCGCAAGCCCAGTTAAGTCCGTCTTGTAGTGACTTATCATCTGCACCTGGTCGAGCAATACAAAACGAGCTTGAAGAATTCGCACCGGTAATCTCTGCATTACCCAAAGCTAGGCTATACACAGAAGTTCCATTAGTGAAAAGTAGACCCCAGTTTCTCTCAGAAACCGGCCCAGCTCTTTTGTCTTCATTGAACAGTTCGTAGATGTACGTGTTGATAGGGACCGCTGGCTGGCTAGGCGGACCAGAATCATTTGACACGCGCCTTATCAAATTATTGATATACAACTCTGCATTTCCTGAAGTAGCATCAGGTTCGATGCTACCACCAAACGACGGCCAGCCAGTTTCAGTGACAACGATAGGGATTCCTGAGAAGTTGAGATCCGCAATGGAGTTGTAAGTGGCATCGATCAAAGCATCGAACATGCTGTTGTAGTGAAACAAGGTGTTCGGGTCAACAATTTGTTTGACAGGGGAGAGTGGCTTGAAAAGAGCATAGTCGAGAGGGAAAATGCCGTTGCTCTTCACATATTCGTAGTAAGGGTAAGCATTCAACATGTAGAAGGACTTTGTGCTTCTCAAGAACTGAAGGATCTGAAAGATGGTAGAGTTCAACGTCGTGTTGAAGGTGGCTGCAGAAGGAGGGAAACTACGAGATATGACATCCATTGAATTTGGCGTCGAAACTTTAACTTGATAGTTGATATTAGAAGCAACCAGAGCTTTGTGCAGGTTGCTCATGGCAGGAACTAGAATAGGCGCGGCATGTGGCAGCGTAGTAAGCACCTCACTTCCCACAGCAATCGCTGTAATATTAGTTGAAGGAACATAAGCTGCAATGTTTTTAGTAACCCAAGCAGCTGCCGTTGAAGGCAATTCCCCAATTCCCAGGACTTCCTGGTTGGTAACGCTGACCATGACTTCGATGCCAGTGTTTGCAAGAGCATTCAGCATATGCGCATCAGAATCAAAGAGACGGACATGAGTTATTTGATTAGCTCTAAGCATGGAAACTATATCCGGAGCCGATGGCATGTTTGAAACAGCAGTTCTAATGTTGACACCCACGAACGCCCCTGCATGATCCCATAAACTGTTCTTCAAAACTCCAACGCAGAATAGCAGTAGATTTGTTTTTTTAACCATTTATAATCAGCAAAAGAAACTTAAAAATCTTAGTTTACAAGCAGAAGATCAGTCAAAGTGCAGGATCACACAATCTATTAAACATTATCGTATTCCATCCCTTGCCAGAGTCATTATTTGATTACGCTATTTCCACCATTATACTACATGTGTCACCTCCCTTATTCAAGTCATACTTCTCTAATATCATGGTTAAAGTTTAGTGATCTCCGCCATCCCATAATCAAATCTCAATATTAGTTTGGTCTTATATTATCATCAATTCATCACTCTAAGTCTAAGCTCAAACGAACACATACTAATAATTTGAGTCCGCCCAGAGGGATTACGATACAGGTATCTATATATCGAAGGATGCTTAAATTTCAAGAACTCACCGGTTACATTGGAGAAAAGTCCACAAAATAGCAGGACAACATGAAGCCATATTTGGAACATCATCAGCTAGAACCAGGGAGCTTCAGCTCAATCTTCCTTCGACTGAAGTGCTGAGCTTTGATAAAGTTGTTATTGGCAATGGAAAACCAGTAGGTTTTACCCCTCAGAATACTAAATGTGTCAAAGTAACAATAGGTCTGCTGCCTTGAATATTGTACAACAAATGGCCTCTGAGTGACAACAAGCAAACAAAGCTGCATCAATAATCTGAGAACTAAGTCCCCCGTTGGCTTGTGAGAACAACATACCATATACATGCAGATCTACTCGCAAACAATTCTCAATACACACCATGCACCTATAAATTTGTAGTGTCGGGCAAGAACAATTCCTTTGAATGCATGCACGAGTATTCATGGTAGCAAGACATATCCGGGAAATCAGTGAACTTATGTATCACATTGGTATGTCCATCTTGAACTAACATACTACAAAAATGCAAGGAAATGGACTTTGTAGAATATTAACACTAGCATAAATGAATCTGAGATTCTGCCCGAATGGGAATCTGACAGTTTAGCATCATAGAATTACTAATCCAAGTTAGAttatagtaatatataaaaagaTATTAGAGAAGTTGCTATGAGTGAGAATGTGCCAACTCCAGTTAATATCCAAAGAGCTCCCAATCAAAAAGATGTCAAGAGGAATGCATATGCCACGAATATTTCTCAAGTGGAACGAAAAAGAAAACCATCACCGGGCATGAGGTCTGCTAAACACATACCCCAACATTAACAACCCCATTCAATCTCAATATCCATACTCAAACCTAGTGATAATTGAAAATCACAAATTGAAGATTGAATCATCAGATTCCTAAACCTACACAATTATGTCCAAACTATCTAAATTCAAGCTTGTTCCACAGATCTCATACCCACATACAAGTTTGAAACATTCCTAGGAATGGTTTTAAATAAGTACACTACTAGAGAAGACTACACAGAAATATTGTTTCCAGATCACAAGCTAACAAAGCTGGAACCAAGAAACTAAGAATAACAGAATCCAGAAGAAAATCCTGCCTTAAAGAAAAGCTGGGAGTGGTAGCAAAACCACATTATTATTAGCAGGGAATCTTTCTGAACAGGTCAAAAATTAAATCTTTATGCAATAATTTCACAAGGGCAGTAAAAGCAAGTTGAAAATTACACGAGCAAAGCATAATCACAATGCACAAACCCAAAGAAATGAAGAGAGAGCACCCAAGAATCTTTAAAGAGCAGCATTGAAAGGGGAAAAATTAGCAGTAATTAGAGCAGAGAAAAACTTACTTATGTGAAATAGGGTCAATCTCACATACAACAGAAAAGTTGTAAACTTGATTATGTGAGCTTATTGAAAGAGCAAAGGTTGGGGTAAGAGCACAAGTGAAAAATTAGTCCATTGAGATTTGAGAGAGTGTGATGTATACTGGGGAATATGGGATGTGAAAAATGAACCAGAGAAATGGGGGCGGAAGTGGTCTCTAGAGACAGCGTGGATtaataaatttcattttctggTTTGTATTTGACCCTTGTCCGTTTCAAAGATTGCTTTTTTAAGAACGTTCATAAAAAGTAGTcttaattattgatttaattatttccatgtttcattattaatttattttgtctaTTTCATTATTAACAAGTTTTGGCTTAAATATGGCAATTCCTAGGTTTATCTTGAGAGGAGCAAGTTAAAGGGGAAAGGACAGCAACAACGCACTCACGTTACCTATTTTTAAAAGGTTTGAAAAAAACACAAATACTAGGAGTACTATTATTGGCTTAGAATTAAATGTGGAAGATATAGGATGAAAATGatgattaattttattattgggAATTTGGGATAGATTGTGACCGCGGCTTTAATTATAATAGAAAGTTTGAAACGCAATTCCTATTccatatatttttcaaattgatATGTGGAATATATAGGATTGAAAATTCAAAATGCTATGCTATAAGTTGTATGTTGAAGTTGCTAATCTTcataaaaacatttatttttgttcaattTGTCTTAAATACGGAGTAATAAAAGAACATGTCAATTTATTTGTAAGATCAAATATCATATACTATGAATATTTTTTACAGGTATTTTACACATACCTTTCACGAGTACCCCACGGTCACTTCTCATAGGAACTACATTCCATGTACTActaataattgtatttgttaCAAATTTTCTTATACATGGGTAAAAATgtgtatgaaatgtgtgaaatagTATTAAACAAAAATCATGCAATTGATATGCAAAACTTCTCAGTTCTCACTAAACACAGTTTTGTGATATCCAATCTTGGCCAGTTTCAGCCAGCTTTCTTGATCCATATATTTTTAACGTAATGTTATTAAACCAGTTAAAAATTCTtagttaaaaatgaaaataaaatggaaatacAGGAAAATTTAGACCACAATCTAATATAGAAAGTGGGATCCAGGTAGATGCCAGAAAATAAGGtacaacaaataaaattaaaatcacagtGGGGCTGTATTTAAcgtcacattaaaaaaaagccGGAAGTACCAGCCATGTTCTTTTTTTTCAATAGGTTTTGCATTTCTTAtgacattatttttattttttttaaagagtgaagtagtgaactacataaatggtataTGATATTTCACTTTCGCTCGCaaatggtacatgatctttattttatatcgtttttggtacccagtgacaaaaataaccctaggtaccaaacatgtgtttttttttgttatgagtgatatttttggaaatttcaattacatggtaccaaacatgtgattatttttttcttctttagtttcttcttcgttcttttttcttcattttcttttttgtttttagtattttatcttcatttcttctttctttttctccttagtttatatttcctcttttttcttttcccttctttttcttctttctttttagtgatttatacatacatctaattgcattcataatataaatcaagaacaaaacacctaattaaattaattatttaaaataattaaatcaattaaatattttttattgaattattttatattcattttagggttgaaaaaCCTAAGTAAAAATACACCACTCttaatatcattatgaatacaattcgcaattttaaattttcactaaaactatattaattagttattaatttaatgtatagtaataattataattattattatataatattgtgggattcataatttaaataattataccataattatttattaattacaacTAGTATTTAGTATTAtatcaataattaaatataattataactataat
Coding sequences within:
- the LOC121773628 gene encoding glucan endo-1,3-beta-glucosidase 4-like; translated protein: MMFQIWLHVVLLFCGLFSNVTGAFVGVNIRTAVSNMPSAPDIVSMLRANQITHVRLFDSDAHMLNALANTGIEVMVSVTNQEVLGIGELPSTAAAWVTKNIAAYVPSTNITAIAVGSEVLTTLPHAAPILVPAMSNLHKALVASNINYQVKVSTPNSMDVISRSFPPSAATFNTTLNSTIFQILQFLRSTKSFYMLNAYPYYEYVKSNGIFPLDYALFKPLSPVKQIVDPNTLFHYNSMFDALIDATYNSIADLNFSGIPIVVTETGWPSFGGSIEPDATSGNAELYINNLIRRVSNDSGPPSQPAVPINTYIYELFNEDKRAGPVSERNWGLLFTNGTSVYSLALGNAEITGANSSSSFCIARPGADDKSLQDGLNWACGNGQANCAAIQRGQPCFNPDTLQNHASYAYNDYYQKMRGSGGTCDFGGTATITTVDPSYGSCRFTGSSNSSGGAFPPPALGPVGPSSESARTVAILHFGTIVAATLCLVHVNLRSFL